The following proteins are co-located in the Candidatus Competibacteraceae bacterium genome:
- a CDS encoding ADP-ribosylglycohydrolase family protein gives MRLRYEGCLLGLAAGDALGTTVEFKVPGTFVPLTDIVGGGPFGLEKGQWTDDTSMALCLAESLIVRRSFDARDQMERYTRWWGDGYLSSNGRCFDIGNTVSGALRRYAHTGEPFSGPTDPYSAGNGSLMRLAPVPLFFASKPRTAIQLSAESSRTTHGATTCLDACRYFAGLLIGALQGVAKEALLSPRYSPVPHLWEQEPLCPEIDKVAAGSFKRKTPLEVFGSGYVVESLEAALWAFNRSSNFREGSLLAVNLGYDADTTAAIFGQLAGAYYGVDGIPREWRQCLAHGDLIRRLANDLFEKRP, from the coding sequence ATGCGATTACGCTACGAAGGGTGTTTATTGGGCCTGGCCGCGGGCGACGCCCTGGGGACGACGGTCGAATTCAAGGTGCCGGGCACTTTTGTTCCCTTAACGGACATCGTCGGAGGCGGCCCCTTCGGACTGGAGAAAGGCCAATGGACGGATGATACCTCAATGGCGCTTTGCCTCGCGGAAAGCCTGATCGTCCGCCGCTCGTTCGACGCCCGCGATCAAATGGAGCGATATACCCGATGGTGGGGCGACGGTTATCTCAGCAGCAATGGCCGCTGTTTCGATATCGGCAACACGGTTTCCGGGGCCTTGCGGCGCTATGCCCACACCGGAGAACCGTTCTCCGGTCCCACCGATCCCTACTCGGCCGGGAACGGCAGCCTCATGCGCTTGGCGCCGGTTCCCCTGTTCTTTGCGTCCAAGCCCAGAACCGCCATCCAGCTCAGCGCGGAGAGTTCGCGAACGACCCATGGCGCCACGACTTGCCTGGATGCGTGCCGGTACTTCGCGGGGCTGCTGATCGGCGCGCTGCAAGGGGTCGCCAAGGAAGCATTGCTGTCACCGCGATACTCGCCCGTTCCTCATCTTTGGGAGCAAGAGCCGTTATGTCCCGAGATCGATAAAGTCGCCGCCGGCTCCTTCAAGCGGAAAACGCCGCTGGAAGTCTTCGGAAGCGGCTATGTCGTGGAGTCGCTGGAGGCGGCGCTGTGGGCGTTCAACCGGTCTTCGAATTTTCGGGAAGGCAGCTTGCTGGCGGTGAATCTGGGCTATGACGCCGATACCACCGCCGCTATCTTCGGGCAGTTGGCCGGCGCGTATTATGGCGTTGACGGCATCCCACGAGAATGGCGTCAATGTCTGGCCCATGGCGATCTGATCCGACGTTTGGCGAACGACCTGTTCGAAAAACGACCCTGA
- the tsaD gene encoding tRNA (adenosine(37)-N6)-threonylcarbamoyltransferase complex transferase subunit TsaD encodes MLILGIETSCDETGVALYDSERGLLAHALHSQVALHAEYGGVVPELASRDHVRKLLPLLREILRQAGATPDAVEGVAYTRGPGLIGALLVGAAIGRGLAWSWNVPAIGVHHMEGHLLAPMLEPEPPEFPFVALLVSGGHSLLVEVEGVGQYRILGESVDDAAGEAFDKTAKLLGLPYPGGPALAGLAEQGDPQRFRFPRPMTDRPGCDFSFSGLKTAAINTWRGLEPTPTNRADVARAFEDAVVDTLAIKCRRALQATRLRRLVVAGGVGANRRLRERLRELLAELGGQVYYPRLEFCTDNGAMIAYAGWRRLTAGQREGLAIEVLPRWPLDSLPAVH; translated from the coding sequence ATGTTGATTCTCGGCATTGAAACGTCCTGCGATGAAACCGGCGTGGCGCTGTACGACAGCGAGCGGGGCCTGCTAGCGCACGCGCTGCACAGCCAGGTCGCGCTGCACGCCGAATATGGCGGGGTGGTGCCGGAACTGGCCTCTCGCGATCATGTGCGCAAGCTGTTGCCGTTGTTGCGGGAAATCCTCCGGCAGGCGGGTGCGACTCCGGACGCGGTCGAGGGTGTGGCGTACACCCGCGGGCCGGGACTGATCGGCGCGCTGCTGGTGGGCGCGGCCATCGGGCGCGGCTTGGCCTGGAGCTGGAACGTACCCGCCATCGGCGTGCATCACATGGAAGGGCATCTGCTGGCGCCGATGCTGGAACCGGAGCCGCCGGAATTTCCGTTCGTGGCGCTGCTGGTGTCCGGGGGCCATTCGCTGCTGGTGGAAGTGGAGGGTGTCGGCCAGTATCGCATTCTGGGCGAGTCGGTGGACGATGCCGCCGGCGAGGCGTTCGACAAGACCGCGAAACTGCTGGGGCTGCCGTATCCTGGCGGGCCAGCGCTGGCCGGGCTGGCGGAACAGGGCGACCCGCAACGCTTCCGGTTCCCGCGCCCGATGACCGATCGGCCCGGCTGCGATTTCAGCTTCAGCGGGCTGAAGACCGCCGCCATCAACACCTGGCGGGGATTGGAACCCACGCCGACGAACCGGGCCGACGTGGCGCGCGCCTTCGAGGACGCGGTGGTGGACACGCTGGCGATCAAATGCCGGCGGGCACTGCAAGCCACTCGGTTGCGACGGTTGGTGGTGGCCGGTGGCGTGGGCGCCAACCGGCGGTTGCGGGAGCGGTTGCGCGAGCTGCTGGCGGAACTGGGCGGACAGGTTTACTACCCCCGGCTGGAATTCTGCACCGACAACGGCGCGATGATCGCCTATGCCGGCTGGCGGCGGTTGACGGCGGGCCAACGCGAAGGCCTGGCGATCGAGGTGCTGCCGCGCTGGCCGCTGGACAGCTTGCCGGCGGTACATTGA
- a CDS encoding CHASE domain-containing protein, translating into MDQVAHDIENRLESQARIPRSAASLFAASKTVARQELHGHVEALRLPENHPGIQGIGLVGRIPPGQKTAHIAAVRQEGFPGPAAHPPPEGANSMLRSSISNLSCRGRSMIAGAGGY; encoded by the coding sequence GTGGATCAGGTCGCCCACGACATCGAGAACCGTCTCGAAAGTCAGGCACGGATTCCACGCAGCGCCGCCAGCCTGTTCGCGGCTTCCAAGACCGTCGCCCGTCAGGAACTCCACGGCCACGTCGAAGCCTTGCGCTTGCCGGAAAACCACCCCGGCATTCAAGGCATCGGCCTTGTCGGGCGCATCCCGCCGGGCCAAAAAACCGCGCATATCGCGGCGGTCCGCCAGGAAGGCTTTCCCGGTCCAGCCGCCCATCCCCCGCCGGAGGGCGCGAATTCCATGCTGCGATCCTCTATATCGAACCTTTCTTGTCGTGGCCGATCCATGATCGCTGGCGCTGGAGGATACTGA
- the recG gene encoding ATP-dependent DNA helicase RecG: MIEESAVRDAAWPPTREPLPVTALKGVGPKLAERLRRLGLHTAADVLLHLPLRYQDRGRVTAVGQLQPGMEAQVEAVVTSSAVTTRGRRCLLCHLSDGTGVLTLRFFHFSPAQRQWLGQPDTRLCCFGEVRSSYGGGLEMIHPECRRLDADTPPVENRPTPIYPATAGLQQFTLRGLAEQALEQLDAAALLPEWLPPVLLTQLQLSPIAEAVRLLHQPPADTSVAELESGRHPARRRLAFEELLAHQLSLRRLRERTRRQASPSLSSGGLSQRFVERLPFALTAAQQRVLEEIAADLAQPRPMLRLLQGDVGSGKTVVATAAALRAVESGAQAALMAPTELLAEQHHRNLRTWLEPLGIEVAWLTGRLTGKARRLALERLASGAVQVAVGTHALFQEAVVFAELALAIVDEQHRFGVHQRLALREKGRASGRCPHQLIMTATPIPRTLAMSAYADLDTSTIDELPPGRLPVTTVAAPDSRRDELIERIRRACRAGRQAYWVCPLIEESEALQCQAATVTAGQLAERLPELRIGLAHGRLPAAAKEAAMAAFKAGELDLLVATTVIEVGVDVPNASLMIIENAERLGLAQLHQLRGRIGRGATASSCVLLYRPPLSQAAHARLAVLRECHDGFEIARRDLELRGPGEVLGTRQTGEQSLRVADLLRDQDLLNAARYAADRLLRDHPERVEPLIRRWIGAGARYGEV, encoded by the coding sequence ATGATCGAGGAATCAGCCGTGCGGGATGCCGCGTGGCCGCCGACCCGCGAACCCTTGCCGGTCACCGCCCTGAAGGGCGTCGGGCCGAAGCTGGCGGAACGGCTGCGGCGCTTGGGTTTGCACACCGCCGCCGACGTACTGCTGCACCTGCCGTTGCGCTACCAGGATCGCGGCCGAGTCACCGCCGTCGGTCAGCTTCAGCCCGGCATGGAGGCGCAGGTTGAGGCGGTGGTGACCAGCAGCGCAGTGACGACACGCGGCCGGCGCTGCCTGCTCTGTCATCTGAGCGACGGCACGGGTGTTTTGACCCTGCGCTTTTTCCATTTCAGTCCCGCGCAACGACAATGGCTCGGCCAGCCGGACACGCGACTGTGTTGCTTCGGCGAGGTCCGCTCAAGCTACGGCGGCGGGCTGGAAATGATTCATCCCGAATGCCGCCGGCTCGACGCGGACACGCCGCCGGTGGAAAACCGGCCGACCCCCATCTATCCCGCCACCGCCGGCCTACAGCAGTTCACCCTGCGCGGCTTGGCCGAGCAGGCGCTGGAGCAGTTGGATGCGGCGGCGCTGCTGCCGGAATGGTTGCCACCGGTGTTGCTGACCCAACTGCAACTGTCCCCCATCGCCGAGGCGGTGCGGCTGTTGCACCAGCCGCCGGCCGACACATCGGTGGCGGAGCTGGAGAGCGGTCGCCATCCAGCCCGGCGACGACTGGCCTTCGAGGAGCTGCTGGCCCACCAGCTCAGTCTGCGCCGGTTGCGCGAACGCACCCGCCGCCAGGCCTCGCCATCGCTGAGCAGCGGGGGATTGAGCCAGCGTTTCGTGGAGCGGCTGCCCTTCGCGCTCACCGCCGCCCAGCAGCGGGTACTGGAAGAAATCGCCGCCGACCTCGCCCAGCCCCGGCCCATGCTGCGGCTGTTGCAGGGCGATGTCGGCTCCGGTAAAACCGTGGTGGCCACCGCCGCCGCGCTGCGGGCGGTGGAAAGCGGCGCCCAGGCGGCGCTGATGGCGCCCACCGAACTGCTGGCGGAACAACATCACCGCAACCTGCGAACCTGGCTGGAACCGCTGGGGATCGAAGTGGCCTGGCTGACCGGGCGGCTGACCGGCAAGGCCCGACGGTTGGCGTTGGAGCGGTTGGCCAGCGGCGCGGTGCAGGTCGCGGTCGGCACCCACGCGTTGTTTCAGGAGGCGGTCGTCTTCGCCGAACTGGCCCTGGCGATCGTGGACGAACAGCACCGCTTCGGCGTCCACCAGCGGCTGGCCCTGCGCGAGAAGGGCCGGGCCAGCGGGCGTTGCCCGCATCAGTTGATCATGACCGCAACGCCGATCCCGCGTACTCTTGCCATGAGCGCCTACGCCGATCTCGATACCTCGACCATCGACGAATTGCCGCCGGGCCGCCTGCCGGTTACCACGGTGGCCGCGCCCGACAGCCGCCGCGACGAGCTGATCGAGCGCATCCGCCGAGCCTGCCGCGCCGGCCGGCAAGCCTACTGGGTCTGCCCGCTGATCGAGGAATCCGAAGCGTTGCAATGTCAGGCGGCGACGGTCACCGCCGGGCAACTGGCGGAGCGACTGCCGGAACTGCGGATCGGTTTGGCCCATGGCCGGCTGCCGGCAGCCGCCAAGGAAGCGGCGATGGCGGCGTTCAAGGCCGGCGAACTGGATTTGCTGGTCGCCACCACGGTGATCGAGGTCGGCGTGGACGTACCCAACGCCAGCCTGATGATCATCGAGAACGCCGAACGCCTGGGCTTGGCGCAACTGCACCAGTTGCGCGGCCGGATCGGGCGCGGCGCGACCGCCAGCAGTTGTGTGCTGCTGTACCGGCCGCCGCTGTCGCAAGCCGCGCACGCCCGATTGGCGGTGCTGCGGGAATGCCACGACGGCTTCGAAATCGCCCGCCGCGATCTGGAGTTGCGTGGTCCCGGCGAAGTGCTCGGCACCCGCCAGACCGGCGAGCAAAGCCTGCGGGTGGCCGACCTGCTGCGCGATCAGGATCTGTTGAACGCCGCCCGCTACGCCGCCGACCGGCTGCTGCGCGATCACCCCGAACGGGTGGAACCGTTGATCCGGCGCTGGATCGGCGCCGGCGCGCGCTACGGCGAGGTGTAA
- a CDS encoding PAS domain S-box protein, which produces MNSIRFFTIHILKPLNRFRVSIGRAIEEFCRRLDRDHQSLEEAAALHRAIFESRKIVRILVNPDNGRIVDANQAAADFYGYPRDALRQRPVWDFDTRTPEDTLTLLARLKESQDSPTSIESQHRLANGELRDVAIYPDPIRHQNQVLLLAVIVDITERKQTEQALTDEVTRRRALFEQSRDGIVIVDGNGKVDEANQHYADMLGYSLAETQQLHLWDWDDQWTREVLLSKAAQISATGEQFETRHRRKDGSMIDVEVVSSATESAGRKLILCICRGITERKRAAEQVASLSERLTLATQYAGVGIWDYDVRANRLVWNEAMFALYGISPEQFAPSLETWLSRVHPDDLPRLHGEMRAAIAGSPYDTNFRIVRPDGETRFIKAIAKARRDASDQPLRFVGVNWDITDFKTTEQALRDSEERLQRVLDGANDGCWDWNIATGDVLFNRRWAEMLDYDLADIAPRIEAWQVLVYPDDWSRCQTDLQRHFNGETPQYQCEYRIRAKNGEWRWVLDRGKLTRRDANGQPLWMAGTHTDVHDRHCMEETLHKTLAELRRHNVQIAAANRMDNSLLSCETAQEAYEIIAHGAEILFADHAGGLAVREDDAPALRWVARWGNDRALPPALPLVQCRAFRGGEPQEVIDSGQDVCCLHFLNQPAHLSFCLPLMVRGDILGLLHIGAGHPLSKEQLQELRNLAIKLGESIKLALSNLKLRATLREQAIRDPLTGLFNRRYLDETLPRELSRCQRGGEPLTVAMLDLDHFKHFNDNYGHEAGDVVLRAVGGLLRQSLRGGDIACRYGGEELVLILSGATLADTRARLEKLRRAVMQLHPSFRGSGELPAITVSVGLAVARSDETDAAALLGRADAALYRAKEQGRNRVVALDREPPPSAP; this is translated from the coding sequence ATGAATTCCATCAGGTTCTTTACGATCCACATCTTGAAGCCGCTCAATCGATTCCGTGTCTCCATCGGGCGTGCCATCGAGGAATTTTGCCGTCGGCTGGATCGGGACCACCAATCGCTGGAGGAAGCCGCCGCCCTGCATCGCGCCATTTTCGAAAGCCGCAAAATCGTCCGGATATTGGTGAATCCCGACAATGGGCGGATCGTGGACGCCAACCAGGCCGCCGCCGATTTTTACGGCTATCCGCGGGACGCATTGCGACAGAGACCCGTCTGGGATTTCGACACTCGAACCCCGGAGGACACGCTGACGCTGTTGGCCCGGCTCAAGGAAAGCCAGGATTCGCCGACCAGCATCGAATCCCAACACCGCCTCGCCAACGGCGAACTCCGCGATGTGGCGATCTACCCCGACCCGATCCGTCACCAAAACCAGGTTCTGCTGCTGGCGGTCATCGTGGACATCACCGAGCGCAAGCAGACGGAACAGGCGCTCACCGACGAGGTCACGCGCCGGCGCGCCCTCTTCGAACAGTCGCGCGATGGTATCGTCATCGTCGACGGAAACGGCAAAGTGGACGAGGCCAACCAGCATTACGCGGACATGCTGGGCTATTCATTGGCGGAGACCCAGCAACTCCATCTCTGGGACTGGGATGATCAATGGACACGCGAGGTGTTGTTGAGCAAAGCCGCGCAGATCAGCGCGACTGGGGAACAGTTCGAGACGCGTCATCGTCGCAAGGATGGCTCGATGATCGATGTGGAAGTAGTGAGCAGCGCCACGGAGTCGGCCGGGCGGAAATTGATCCTGTGTATTTGCCGGGGCATCACCGAACGCAAGCGCGCCGCCGAACAAGTGGCGTCCCTGAGCGAACGGCTGACCCTGGCGACCCAGTACGCCGGGGTCGGCATCTGGGATTACGATGTACGCGCGAACCGGTTGGTCTGGAACGAAGCCATGTTTGCCCTCTATGGGATCTCCCCGGAGCAATTCGCTCCGAGTCTCGAAACCTGGTTGAGCCGCGTGCATCCCGACGATTTGCCCCGACTTCACGGAGAAATGCGGGCCGCCATCGCCGGATCACCATACGATACCAATTTTCGGATCGTCCGGCCCGATGGGGAGACCCGCTTCATCAAGGCCATTGCCAAGGCGCGGCGCGACGCCTCCGATCAACCGCTGCGTTTTGTGGGCGTCAACTGGGATATCACCGACTTCAAAACCACCGAACAGGCGTTGCGGGATAGCGAGGAGCGGTTGCAGCGGGTGCTGGATGGCGCCAACGATGGTTGCTGGGATTGGAACATCGCCACCGGCGACGTGCTGTTCAACCGCCGCTGGGCGGAAATGCTGGATTACGACCTGGCCGATATCGCACCGCGTATTGAAGCGTGGCAGGTTCTCGTGTACCCCGACGACTGGTCGCGTTGCCAGACGGACTTGCAACGCCATTTCAATGGAGAAACGCCGCAATACCAGTGCGAATATCGAATACGCGCCAAAAACGGCGAATGGCGCTGGGTCCTGGATCGCGGCAAGCTAACGCGCCGCGATGCCAACGGCCAACCGTTATGGATGGCCGGTACCCATACCGATGTCCACGACCGCCACTGCATGGAAGAAACCCTGCACAAGACCTTGGCCGAGCTGCGGCGCCACAATGTCCAGATCGCCGCCGCCAACCGCATGGATAACTCGTTATTATCCTGCGAAACCGCCCAGGAAGCCTATGAAATCATCGCCCACGGCGCCGAAATCCTGTTTGCCGATCATGCCGGCGGCCTGGCGGTCCGCGAAGACGACGCCCCGGCCCTGCGGTGGGTGGCGCGTTGGGGCAACGATCGCGCGCTGCCGCCGGCGCTGCCGCTCGTTCAGTGCCGGGCCTTTCGAGGCGGAGAGCCGCAAGAAGTCATCGACTCCGGACAAGACGTTTGTTGCCTCCATTTTTTAAATCAGCCGGCGCACCTCTCTTTTTGTCTGCCTCTGATGGTGCGGGGAGACATCCTGGGCTTGCTGCACATCGGCGCCGGACATCCTCTCTCCAAGGAACAGCTCCAGGAATTGCGCAATCTCGCCATTAAGCTTGGCGAATCCATCAAGCTGGCGCTCTCGAACCTCAAGCTGCGAGCAACCTTGCGCGAACAGGCGATCCGCGACCCGCTCACCGGCCTGTTCAACCGCCGCTATCTGGATGAAACCCTGCCCCGCGAACTCAGCCGCTGTCAGCGCGGTGGCGAACCGTTGACCGTCGCCATGCTGGACCTCGATCATTTCAAGCACTTCAACGACAACTACGGCCACGAAGCCGGCGATGTCGTGCTGCGGGCGGTCGGCGGCTTGCTGCGCCAGTCGCTGCGCGGCGGCGACATCGCCTGTCGCTACGGCGGCGAGGAGCTGGTGCTGATCCTGTCGGGAGCGACGCTGGCCGACACGCGGGCGCGACTGGAAAAGCTGCGACGGGCGGTGATGCAACTGCATCCGTCGTTCCGGGGCAGTGGCGAATTGCCCGCTATCACGGTGTCCGTCGGCTTGGCGGTGGCGAGGTCGGACGAAACCGATGCCGCTGCTCTGCTGGGCCGTGCCGACGCCGCCCTGTATCGGGCCAAGGAACAGGGCCGCAACCGGGTGGTGGCGCTGGATCGGGAACCGCCGCCATCGGCGCCATGA
- a CDS encoding RidA family protein: MPREIIKTDQAPAAIGTYSQAVKVGRTVYLSGQIPLDPATMQLVDGGMDAQIRRVFDNLAAVARAGGGGLADTVKLNVFLTDLGHFALVNQIMAEYFQEPYPARAAIGVAALPRGAPVEMDAVLALPD; the protein is encoded by the coding sequence ATGCCCCGTGAAATCATCAAGACCGATCAGGCCCCGGCCGCCATCGGCACCTATTCCCAGGCGGTCAAGGTCGGCCGCACCGTTTACCTGTCCGGCCAGATTCCGCTGGACCCCGCCACCATGCAACTGGTCGATGGCGGCATGGACGCGCAGATCCGCCGGGTGTTCGACAATCTGGCGGCGGTGGCCCGCGCCGGCGGCGGCGGTCTGGCCGATACGGTCAAGCTCAACGTGTTTTTGACCGATCTTGGCCATTTTGCCCTGGTCAACCAGATCATGGCCGAGTATTTCCAGGAACCCTATCCGGCCCGGGCGGCGATCGGGGTTGCGGCTCTACCACGCGGCGCGCCAGTGGAAATGGACGCGGTACTGGCGCTGCCGGACTAG
- a CDS encoding general secretion pathway protein GspB, protein MSYILDALRKAEQERHLGQPPALTAAPPLTESRRSRFWYGLTVLGLGLNALLLAFFLGRSQPAPQPSSVAAPSVAVPAATPAPRSLPSTSAASEKEGAPAVSRKEPVGQTVESESPSRPPVAPDSREQRQKPSRPTVTPGSVTVAPIPELAPPPDTLPAADRRGLPALNLDIHIYSADPDKRFVVINGRHYREGERLSEGPVLESVVRDGAILRQDGRRFRLSVRH, encoded by the coding sequence ATGTCTTATATCCTCGATGCGCTGCGCAAGGCGGAACAGGAACGCCATCTCGGTCAGCCACCGGCGCTGACCGCCGCGCCACCCCTGACGGAATCCAGGCGGAGCCGGTTCTGGTACGGCTTGACGGTTCTGGGTCTTGGGCTCAATGCCCTGCTGCTGGCTTTCTTCCTCGGCCGCTCCCAGCCGGCGCCCCAGCCCTCGTCCGTCGCCGCCCCATCGGTGGCCGTTCCAGCCGCCACGCCGGCGCCCCGTTCCCTGCCATCCACGTCAGCGGCATCGGAGAAGGAGGGAGCGCCGGCCGTGTCCCGCAAGGAACCGGTGGGCCAAACGGTCGAGTCCGAATCACCATCGCGCCCACCCGTCGCTCCGGACAGTCGGGAGCAGCGCCAGAAGCCGTCCCGGCCAACCGTGACGCCCGGTTCCGTGACCGTCGCGCCCATACCGGAATTGGCGCCGCCGCCGGACACCTTGCCCGCCGCCGACCGGCGCGGCCTGCCCGCCCTCAATCTCGATATTCACATCTACAGCGCCGATCCCGATAAACGCTTTGTGGTCATCAATGGCCGGCACTATCGGGAAGGCGAGCGGCTGAGCGAGGGGCCGGTGCTGGAAAGCGTGGTCCGCGACGGCGCGATCCTGCGTCAGGATGGCCGACGCTTTCGGTTATCGGTGCGGCATTGA
- a CDS encoding AAA family ATPase, whose protein sequence is MYTAHFGLREPPFAITPDPGYVYPSRHHQEALAHLLYGTGEDGGFVQLTGEVGTGKTTLVRALLEQRLEQVDIALCLNPRLTVEELLAVVCDELGVPYPRERQTLKPLLDALNQHLLRTHAAGRRTVLIIDEAQNLSREVLEQIRLLTNLETAKHKLLRIILVGQPELRRLLARPDLRQLAQRITARHHLSPLDSRETAAYIDHRLRVAGGRADLFAAGARWVVYRYSGGIPRLINVICDRALLGAYSQGMRRITAGTVRRAAREALRGDGGGGWIAAFRSGSRHAAPIRPMASESATGGARKPRVRPWLALGTGLAGLGMIGFGFWLSHAKPPPADPTPPPVADPASPQPPTAISAGSIPSSAATDSLDLASLLRQSRGDDANNRLLTVWGVTRTPGAGAAFCEWVKTQDLRCLTGRDDWDMLRRFNRPAVLRLTVNPGGIPTTALLRTLKGDEATLEIAGQAMTVPLTQLAPLWTGQYLLLWRPQIDLPLIGPGNTGEAVRWLRRRLALAADQPGIEPLSATFDNALGKQLRVFQQDNGLQPDGLAGGRTLVLLNNLAPTPDMPALDQPAQDR, encoded by the coding sequence ATGTACACGGCGCATTTCGGGTTGCGGGAGCCGCCCTTCGCCATCACGCCCGATCCCGGCTACGTCTATCCGAGCCGCCATCATCAGGAGGCGCTGGCGCATCTGCTGTATGGCACTGGCGAGGACGGCGGTTTTGTGCAACTGACCGGCGAGGTCGGTACCGGTAAAACCACGCTGGTCCGCGCCCTGCTGGAGCAGCGGCTGGAACAAGTGGATATCGCGCTGTGCCTCAACCCCCGGCTGACGGTCGAGGAATTGCTAGCGGTCGTCTGCGACGAGTTGGGTGTGCCTTACCCACGCGAGCGCCAAACCCTCAAACCGCTGCTGGACGCCCTTAACCAGCACCTGCTGCGCACCCATGCCGCCGGCCGGCGCACGGTGCTGATCATCGACGAGGCCCAGAACCTGAGCCGCGAGGTACTGGAACAGATCCGCCTGCTGACCAATCTGGAAACCGCCAAGCACAAACTGCTGCGGATCATCCTGGTCGGCCAACCGGAACTGCGCCGGCTGCTGGCGCGGCCGGATTTGCGGCAACTGGCCCAGCGCATCACCGCCCGTCACCACTTGTCGCCGCTGGATAGCCGCGAAACCGCCGCCTACATCGACCATCGCCTGCGGGTGGCCGGCGGGCGGGCGGATCTGTTCGCGGCCGGAGCGCGGTGGGTGGTATACCGCTACTCCGGCGGCATCCCGCGCCTGATCAACGTGATCTGCGACCGCGCTTTGCTCGGTGCCTACAGTCAGGGCATGCGGCGCATAACCGCCGGCACGGTCCGTCGGGCGGCCCGAGAAGCGCTGCGGGGCGATGGTGGAGGCGGCTGGATTGCCGCGTTCCGGTCAGGGTCGCGGCACGCGGCGCCGATCCGTCCAATGGCTTCGGAATCCGCGACCGGCGGCGCCCGCAAACCACGGGTTCGACCCTGGCTGGCACTGGGCACCGGGCTGGCGGGCTTGGGCATGATCGGCTTCGGATTCTGGTTGTCGCACGCCAAGCCGCCACCGGCCGACCCCACCCCACCGCCGGTAGCCGATCCGGCGTCACCGCAACCACCCACGGCAATATCCGCCGGCTCGATCCCATCTTCGGCCGCTACTGACTCCCTTGATCTGGCCAGTCTGTTGCGCCAGTCCCGGGGAGACGATGCCAACAACCGACTGCTGACGGTCTGGGGCGTCACTCGAACGCCGGGTGCCGGCGCGGCGTTCTGCGAATGGGTCAAAACCCAGGATTTGCGCTGCCTGACGGGCCGCGACGACTGGGACATGCTGCGCCGCTTCAACCGCCCCGCCGTGTTGCGGCTGACCGTCAACCCCGGCGGTATTCCAACGACGGCGCTGCTGCGGACGCTGAAGGGGGATGAGGCAACGCTGGAGATCGCCGGCCAAGCGATGACTGTGCCGCTCACGCAACTCGCGCCGTTGTGGACCGGTCAGTACCTGTTGTTGTGGCGACCGCAAATCGACCTGCCACTGATCGGTCCAGGCAATACCGGCGAGGCGGTGCGCTGGCTTCGCCGGCGGTTAGCACTGGCGGCCGACCAACCCGGCATCGAACCGCTGTCCGCCACCTTCGATAACGCTCTTGGCAAGCAGTTGCGTGTCTTTCAGCAGGATAACGGTTTGCAACCCGACGGTTTGGCGGGTGGACGGACGCTGGTCTTGCTGAACAACCTGGCACCCACCCCCGATATGCCCGCGCTCGATCAACCCGCTCAGGATCGGTAG